In Xiphophorus hellerii strain 12219 chromosome 8, Xiphophorus_hellerii-4.1, whole genome shotgun sequence, the genomic window GGATGcctctgtgttaaatttcaGTTAtggttgaaaatgtgaaaaatgtgaaccTAATAACTTAACTATGACATAGTTATTAAGTCATTATGACATTTACTATCAATCAAAGTTGAGCTAATATGGGGTTGATCAAGCCATGACAGTTTCTGCTTCCAATCCCTACATGTGTCCCTGAATCTTCTTCATCTTTGAAAACCAATTCTAACATTACAGCATTATAACAGCAACCTTGTAAACTACAGCAAAAATTAAGGTGTGCCTTCTTCAAGTGGTGGTCTGGAGAACGTTTTAGTAAGCATGAGGTTAGATGAAATGCAGGGATTAAACCTATTTTAGTGAAGTATGATCTGGATATTTCAACAGTATGAAAGTGCAGGCCAGTTTCTAACTCAGTCAGTTCCTAACTTCTAACTGGTACTGTTCTAAATTGCCTTTAGATCTTGTCTtgttatattataaaataaaataaaaaacgcCAAGATCCATATGATCACATTAAAAGGCAGTGGAAAGTCCAGATGTATTGGAACAATAGTCTAACATTTTATAGATATAGCTTAGCATGACtcgttaaaaaaataaaataaaaaaaataaaagaacttgTGAGAGCACTTTATATACTCTTATGGACAAAGTTTCTCAAAATCAGAAGTCGTTCCAAGCAAGGAGCTGATCGAGAACTGAAAGATCTCAGCCAGATGAACCGAATCCTCGAGAACAAGAAGAAGTCCCATCCTATTGCGCATGCGACATAATAAGATTTGTGATTGGCCGAGTCGCAATCTCTCGCACTCACGTGATAAGGAAGAAGCAACCAGTTAGCAACCTGTCTGCACGCATGTAGTCTAACCTGCTGCATTCTTTTTGCCTGTGAGTTTTGTTTGTGACCATGTCTTTTGCTAGAAAATGTTCTAAACTGTTAGCGTTCTGTGCAGTCATTGTCGTGGTTGTGCTGCTACTGCGGTACTGGATGGCCTCAAAGACGTACGTTTTTAGTAACGAAGAGGTCGCTATGTTGGCCAAGCAGTATGCAGGTAAGTTGCGTTTTAAGTGTAAATGAAAGTTGAGTTCTGCTGAGTTTTATTTGGGTGAGTAGAAGTTGAGGTCCAAAGGGTCTAAATTGCATCTATTTTTGCTGGGACTCTTCAGGGCAGGACCATGAGCAAGCTTTCGCCAAAGTGGTGGTGGAACTCAGAAAGAGGTAACAATGCGATGTTTGAGAATACTTCCAGTCCACATGGTACTGCTATGTCAGAGAGTGAATCTAGATTGTTAAATTGGGACATTTGCCTTCAAATATCCCTCCGCTTTAAGTCTAATATTAGGCAAATTGTGCTTTCAGATTGCACTAAATAAAGGTGTTCCAAATCCATAATAGAAACAAATTTGTATCAGTTTTCCTCTACAAATTATATTTGTACTGTAAATGTTAAGcatgtattttattgtctatttaaaatcaaaacgaGTTTTTAAAAAGGTGCTCTTTTTTATCacctatttatttttccaacataccataaaataaatcacaaattgtGCACACTGTTTTCAGTAGGGTCATCACCATCCTATCTCTATATTTTGAGGTTGGGTAAATGGGTTACATTCTGAAATcttaaagtctaaaaaaaacttttactctGTGAGAGGAAGGAGCCAAGAAATGTGTATTAAACTAAGAagaacaggaaaatattttacttgttgaTTGCTTTCAAAAAATGAGCATGAAAACATAGTTTAATGCTACAGGCTCCAAGCTGAGGACCAACataaatcaatagaaaataATAGGCAGTTAGAACTAAAATGACCAAAAAGTAATAATTGGAGACTGCACAGTAAATACCGTGTTAGAAATACCTTATTCATATTCAAAGAGTTATGCAActaagtaattaaaaaatatttacatgtatATCTGTgcatataaaaacaacagaagactATTTACAGAGAATGGATACTGTCCAAATAGCAGCAGGGATGTAAACACTTGAAAAatatctttacaaaaaaattgatAAATTTCTTCATCCAcgtagcatgatgctgctaccagCATAAGTCATTGTTAAGATTGAGAGTTGAGGTGAATGTGTGGTTTTTGCCACATCTGGGGGCGAAACAAATATACACACCTCACTTACATTTGTTAAACCAGATCTGAAAAATATCAAGGGATCTGAATAGTTTTGTGAGAttctgtagttttattttactatagCATTTTTGTAAGGCTGCGTGTATCTAAACCAGGTATCCGGGTCACATCCTACCAGATGAGGACTTGCAGTGGGTGTTTGTGAATGCTGGAGGCTGGATGGGCTCCATGTGTCTCCTCCATGCCTCCTTCACAGAGTACTTGTTGCTGTTTGGTACTGCAGTGGACACTGGAGGACACTCAGGTAAGAAACCATGAGGTTATATTAATCtccctatttttctttttttctgaattgttAAGACTTTGCTAGTTTTCGAACTAGCaaagtcttcatttttttttacgtttccTGTTTGGGTCAGGTCGATACTGGGCGGAGATCTCCGACACCATCATCTCAGGTACTTTCAGGCAGTGGAAGGAGGGGACCACCAAGAGTGAAATGTACTATCCAGGTAACGAAGTAGGAGATTTAAATCCACATATCTGTAATGGATTTGTAGCTATGATAACTGTTCAGTAGATCTCAAATGTGTACACACCCATGATGAAATGCTTTTGCAATCTAATAAAATGAGCACATTATAAATAGTTCTAAAGCTTTTTCCAACTGCAATGACACATCTTCTGaaatttaaaatagattttttttgtaatcagtGTAGAAGTGTGTAATGGACTGACAAAGCAAATGCTTAAGCTTTGGGTCAGAAtattgttgtggaaaaaaaaatgccaaGCACTGTTTGGCGGAAATGACtgtcaactttattttataCCATCTACATGATATGAGAGTCAAAAACTCATGAAAAGgtcaaattaaaactttaatttgggGTTCTGTGTGGAGTCAAAGTTGGCAGTATCAACATGCAGATGGCTGTGACGGGGTTGTATTATGACttggacaaacaaaaagcagagccctgcttttaaagccacaggctccgcccacagaAAGACGGTCTGTCTACTGAGCAACTGTATTCTTCAGCTAAttcaaaaacattgttttgttgatACATGCTCTTCTGATTCCCACTTTATGTGCCTAAATGTCAGTTATTGAATCTTTTTCTACGTCCATGCTGTATCCCCTCAGGCGACACTATTGTTCATGAAGTGGGTGAAGCCACGTCGGTCCAGTGGAGCGCTGGGACGTGGATGGTGGAGTACGGCCGAGGCTTCATCCCCTCCACCCTTGGCTTTGCTCTGGCAGACACCCTTTTCAGCACCCAGGACTTTGTCACCATGTACTACACCGTCTGTGTCTACCTCAAGGCTCTGATGCTGGAGGCCGGCACGCTACTTACAGAGGCCGGAATCTTCTAAGCAACGGAAGATGATCACATACTTCCAGATTGACTTGGGACATCAAAACGCTGTCCGCAGTTTAAATCTGTTATGAGGAGCGGGAGTTTTTATGCAGAAAGTTCTCGGGAGCAAAACTGTAACATGTAATTTATGACAATCCAGTTTACagttattctttttaaaatcctgttgAATATATAAATGAATTTCACAAACACAGTTACACTACATCAGATCTTGGAAATCTGCAAAACGGTTGACACCCCACGCTAAATAATTCCCTGTGACAGGTCAGACTGCTCAAGTGTAGCAGTTATCTAGACGTCTGGTTTATTGATTTTGAGGCCTTACAGTTTCTGATgccaaattttaaattatttataattcatTGTCCAAAAACATCCTGAAATccacaaatacaaaatatactGATATTTAGATGTGGTATGATAACCTTGAGAAACAGAATTGTGattattttcacagaaacaaaGTTCTTAACACGATTGAcacaataaaacaggaaaacaacaaataatcatATTGCTGCTAAGATACCAGTAGTAATCTTGTCGTCTACAGTACAACATTTTCTCACATAGACTTGAACAAAAGCACACATTACTTTTATAATTCAAGAACCAGTTGGGCAAAATTTTGTCACGCTGATCTTCCTGGAATTGTCGAGCTTATCCAGCTGATATTTGCTAGGGTATCCAGCTTTAGTTTCTACACTATGACTGTCTGCTTTTCATGATCATAAATATTTCGAAATTCTTcaacttgtatttttttgaaAGTGCAGGGAAAAGCTGACATTCTTTCAGCCATCTGATCATCTGTGTGCAGTAACGGGTGGGAGATGTGGAGGACTGCTTTTCCCCATGTGTCAAAAGACGGGTGGGGAGAAAATCCTGATCGCTCTGGAAGTTTTACATTAAAGGACCATTAAACTGCAGGAATGGTAACATATCAATTTTAGctgatttcaaaacatttatctttagAAACTTCAATGTACCATGATACCAGTGACCAGCCcacataaatacatataaatgtCTTGTTTCTATGCACATTGATGCTCTAGAAGGAGGATCATAGCAACAATAACCCACACAAACCAGCACCAGGGACtgaagaaacatgttttctctTACTGCGAGCAATTTTTTATCAGActtgattctttcatttgtaTCCGGCcttcttgaaaatatttaaaagctgGCAGTATATTGTAACTATTTTTGTTCAGactttttgcaaaataacaaTGCAATTTCCTTCCacactacatttatttttatgtacaatggttaaaatgtttatttttgtcttcaacAGAAAAGTTCCGTTTTCTATGTCCCCTCATGTTCTTGAAGTCTGTCAAATAGTTCATCTGACAATTTTTAGTTATAGAAACTATTTGAAATATGTGCAGGTCATATCTGTCCCAGCAAACTTTGCACTGTAATCCTGTGCTCTTACTGTTTAATTTTTCTactgaatgttttcaaaaaaacatgtaaaacctTTCGGAGTGTAACATACTGAAGACAATAAGATGAAATTACAAGGCTCAAGTGTTATTTTGCatcacatctttaaaaaaaataaacttgtgcTGTCTTAATGTTGATCTATTGACTGTATCTGCAGCTGGATTTGTCAACCCTGAGAAACCAGCCTGAATTTATAACCCATCCAAACACTTAATAAAGAACCATTGACAGTACTGTgctgaaacattttacatacaTTAGCGTGTTAACTTCTTGCTGTACCAATATATTATGGGCACTTTACTGATCACATATCATGGTTGAAGAATAAATCTATAATTTCTGAGGAAAATCAGtgctgtatttttatgtaaGAATTTAATTAGAAAGAGTTGATCTTTATATGAAATGTAATCACAGCAACAGTATATAGTGTATTACTgttgcatacatttttttcttctttcatttccagTTTAACAAACTGAGTTCAACTTAGGCCTCTCATTGGTTTGaagaaatttatttgaaattataaaataattacagtaaGAAAGGCCCTGGCTGACCATGTGTAGACAGAAGCTAATGTATAAAAGCACCTCATTCCAAATCACCTATCTGCTtagtccttttttatttaaataaatatgcatgGCAAATAATTTTCCACACAAGCCTTAAAAAGTAAGTGTACACCATCTTGGTGAAAGGCCAacaagattattttctttttcaatagtTACAACTTGGATAAAGTAATTTGAAATCATTtgtgttaataataaaatgttcctgtatgtgtttttatagagcaaaacaatacattttatttccctgcGTCTTTTTTGGAAACGTTTGCGGACTTTGGCGACAACAGATGACGTCGCATATTGCTTAATAATAGATTTGGTTGCTATGACGTCAACACAGCGTGTGACCACTACAGCGTCTGATAAACCAGTAGCACTGTTTTGCGTGGCAGCTTTCAGTTTACAGAAATATGATGGAGCTTTCTTATCAATCCATGAAAATTGCCCACGAAGCTCGGGAAGCTGTGAGTTGATATTATGCTCTTGTTTGTTGTAGCGTCAGGAAGACAACACGGAGAACGTCCTTTAGCTAAAACATCTTTTAGCTAGCTACATAACAGTAACACTTATAAACTTAGGGTAGGCTAACACgcataaaagtttgaaattacAGTTTGTTTCATTGGCTAAGTATTTGAATATAGGTATACTTTACAGATGCatgaaaaagtaaacattttaaagtttggcAGGCAGCCGTTAAGCTAATTATAAAAGCCACATGAATCGGCGTTGTCTGGTTGCCTAGATACCGTGAAGTATAGTTTTGGTTATTTGTCTCCCCCTGCTGGCAATATTGCCCTgcctttttatttgcaaatttaaaTTGAATCAATCGTTTAGCTGTGTTGGGTGAATTTATTTTGAGTATGTTATATATTGAAATATAGCATTCAACATATgttatatatgtgtgtgtagaAGGCTGGAAATGTCGtaatctaaacaaaaataaattacttgaaTAACTGTCAAGATgtgaatttaaatataaatataatcatACTATACGAGGCTGactataaaatgaaacaaatcaaatgaaataaattcataaaatataacacATACTTTTAACATATGCACAAACAATGTGCACTGTGTAATAATGTATGCAGGTACATACATTAttcctaaataaatattaggaatatttatttaaatcaaattgaaaGTATTTGAttctaattaaataattttgaattttttgtttaaataattaaaaatgtagat contains:
- the sigmar1 gene encoding sigma non-opioid intracellular receptor 1, with protein sequence MSFARKCSKLLAFCAVIVVVVLLLRYWMASKTYVFSNEEVAMLAKQYAGQDHEQAFAKVVVELRKRYPGHILPDEDLQWVFVNAGGWMGSMCLLHASFTEYLLLFGTAVDTGGHSGRYWAEISDTIISGTFRQWKEGTTKSEMYYPGDTIVHEVGEATSVQWSAGTWMVEYGRGFIPSTLGFALADTLFSTQDFVTMYYTVCVYLKALMLEAGTLLTEAGIF